The Bicyclus anynana chromosome 4, ilBicAnyn1.1, whole genome shotgun sequence DNA window GTGCATTCACTGCCGGAAATAGGCCTCTTTAAGCAGAGCCAGACTTCTATTTTTGGATTTTTGCAACCAATCTGTGCCAACTACCTTCTGAAGGTTGTTGCTCCCCCTAGTCCTGAGTCTTATTGTTCAAACATtgtgtattgttattttttcattttataaggaacaaattttttataacaaaaaaatgttaccTTAACCAATTTTGCAGAATCttagatatttaaaataatgtaagacAATTTTCACATGGTATATCTGTTTTTGTCCTACCAATGACTGGAAGATACCCAAATCATAGTcactatttatttctattatgtGTTAGatatatcaatatatatatatttgcttAGGAGGAGGGTTTAACAACAACAGAGGAGGAGCACCTGGTGGTATGAGAGGCAGAGGTGGCAGAGGAAGAGGAGATTTTGGACCTCGTAATGATAGAGGAGGCCGCGGAGGAATGCCAATGAGAGGTAAACCTGGAAACAATTTCTAGTTTACTAAcaatttttaatctattaataatctttttatgCAAGATGACCATGATCTCACCTGAAGAAGCTATAATAGTCAGATATAATATGTGTAATTTTATGGTTATGAGTTTTATATCaagttgataaatattttattaatgaaacatATTCCTGTCAAAACTGTGATATTTGTGGCAGTGTAAACAGATCATTTAAATAAAGGAATAACTGTACTTGCATAGACCAGAATATTTCACATTTCTTAGGTCGAGGTGGTAGAGGCGGAGGGCCGACAGCCGGTCCCCCAGGAGGGCCGCCAGCTCCCGCCATAGGACCGAACGCGCCGCCAAGGCCTGCGCCTGTGCCACATCAAGCAGGAGCCCCTTCAGGCCCACAAGGAGCACCCTTCAAGAGAGGAGGGGGACCACACAGTGGCCCCGGAGGGCCACCAAAACGTGGAAGGTAAAACAGTCTTATTGACTAATTAATACTTTGCCATTAcagaaagttaagaaaatcttaactaaatattaatttgcaGTTGATATAATTTCATGGATATGATGATGTCTGTCTTTGATTCAGAGGGCATAGGCTcaaatctggtccagggcatgcacctccagcttacagttgtgtgcatttaaaaaaaagaattatcatgtgtctcaaatggtgaaggaaattTTCatggtgtgtgaagtctgcattgggccaaCATGGTGGCCTAAACCCCCCTCCTAAAGTGTTATGAATTAccaatgataatataattttcagttCTGTGTGATAGGAGCTTTGAGATTTTCAGATCTCGTTCTAAAATGTCTTCTACATGCTATATGCAttgttaacataatataatgtgattATCAAGGTTTGAGGGACCACGAGGCGGGCGACCTGCCAGCTATCAGCCTCCCGCACACAACACTCCACCTGCCAATGGATATGGACCACCTTCGTATGTATACATTTTTGGAGAGTTTTAGTGCTTTTAAACAATAAGTGGACCATTagattgtttacaaacaaacaaattaaatatgaacaaACATTAatgaatgataaataattaatatcatgATGATCCAAGTTCTTGATAGGAATGTGCCGTCTGATACACACATGACGCTACAAACTTAACTGATATCTTTTGAGATAGTACATATTATCAATATTTGTTGGAGGAGATGTTTTCATTTATCTTTTGTAACTGCAGGCATACAGGGTATCAGCCGTACGAACAACCACCTGCTGAGTCATACCCACAACAGTCATACACATCAAGGTAAATAAACTAAGcattattgtaaattacttGTATAGGGAAGTCAATGAATGTGGTTTGAATAAATAAGGCAAGAGGATTTTTTTGTGCATTCCTTGTTTGTATGTACACttacaacaatattatttataaattctaaattttaaCATAGCCTCAATCTGATAGCCTAGCCTCATTCTGAAAATAACATGGCCTTAATAGATCAAAGGGAAGAGCGGTCggagtcggactcatcaccgaggggtggtggttcgatccccgccttgttgggctattgtcgtacccactcatacccacttggtcatattataaaaaaatatggcagatattattttacaaaaaaattaaaaaattagttatttaaaggccctaaaatttaatttagggcctattaacaataacaaaacattTGTTATTAGTCAGTTTAAAAAGTGACAAGTGACTTCATGAATAAACAAGGTCTGGTAAATCAGTAGAAGTGTCTTTTGACTGTTATCAGACAGTATAAGATCCCATAGTACTGATTAAATGGTGGTGTTTAGAATCACAAACAagttattaattgtttattttgtagtaaATGATAATCTTTCCTTACATGATTTCAACTTAgttttatgtaatattaaaaatttgttaaaaaataatttttataaatgcataATCTTTCTTGTTTGATTTTGTGTTATACAAGTAGATAGTTATAGTTTATTCAGAAGTTTTTGCATATCATACATACTATACATACTTAGTGTTAActtaataaattgatattaaagTGCACAAATAATAAGTCATTGTCAAAATTCATGATGAAACCATATAAGCGATAGGAATTGCCGTCTGATACCTAGATGCAGACATTATCCATACTGATTATATTACTTGATGTGAATTTATTTATGAAGCTTAATACAAGTCACTTCaagtatctatttttatttcagttcatATCAGAGCAACTACTCACAACCTGCAGCACCGGCTACAGGATACAATTCAAACTACGGCTCTAACTATGGCTACTCCAGTGGTAGCGGCCAAGGTTATGAAAATGAGAGCTATGGGTAAATatcatttcattattaaataaattgtttagaatatcaaataaacgcacaaataacaaagatattagtaattttgtttgaacgcccattcaatatatatataacgatattatgtacctacgacgtcattaattcgtaccatttagtatggggcgtttttcatccgcggcagcgccgcaaacatgaccctttaaatcactatagctccgaaagtaatgatcgcagataccctgttacttttataaaattgaattactAGTAGCATACTCCcttatttacatacaatttgaaaaactgtcatcatccccgtTGTCTCGTCGCAGGGGCGCCGCCGGGGACGCGGGCTACGGCGCGGCCGAGCCGGCGTACGGCGCCGCGCCCGCCTACGACTCGTACGCTCAGCCCGCCTACAACTCCTACCAGCAACCGCAACCGCAGTACAACAATTATGGTAAGTTCCCTACATGCCACTAACAACACTACCTACAATACGATAGTCAGCCTGACGCAACACTGATAACATGCGACAAAGCTCATCAGACTGTTCACTGTTACTTTTCAGAGTAAAATCCTCGTTAGTTTCTGTTGATGGTTACTTAGTCAGTTTTACTAATgcaacaaaattacttaattctGTTGTTACTTTACACATGTGTGTGCACTATGTATAAGTGCAACAATCTTACTACACTtagagaaaaatatatattccaatcagatttaatttattttttattataatttgttgcaattaaaaacattttactattactattgTGGTTGTGTCTGTTcacattgtaaataatttgGTAGACAAGAATAATCTCCACTTCAGTTTAGCGACAAACTTTACTGAGTAATAATTGTAGTGATATCATTGTGCATATTGACCAATGACACACAAATCACATATTATAAGTTATCATTTAGTTTGAAAATAGCATTCATATGGCCAAAGAAATAACCATAATATGTGAAAATtaagttatacatatatatttgtataataaatataaatcgaaCCAAATAATAAGCCATTTACCAGGATTAACACTGAATATAATCAACAAAATAAGTTTTGCATTGTTCTCACAAAACTGTAATTGTTTTGTGAGATATTGTGTGTGTAGCACacggtaaataaaaaatagaatacaCATATGTagtgaatattatattaacccTTAGATAATATGAATTAACCTTAGAATTATATTATAGGTCGCCAACAACGCTCACGATACAACTAGAGACAAGAATTGGGTCAATAGATCTCAGGCTTTGACAACAACTAGTAACTAAGTACTAGTTGTATACTATGATAGATCtgaatgttattaattaatttggctTAAAGTAGCAATCAAATTATTTCATACAATAAATTTACCTATGAATTGAATatgaacaataataaatttatattatttaagtcgAAAAACATCCAGATCTGAACACAATAAAAATGCAAAATGagcgaaatgaaaaaaaatcaagatactTGTAATTAGTAAAAAGAAACaacataaaattatcataaattattatttattatgtttgtgaTGAAAACTTGGAAAAATAAGTTTTGTATATTGCATAATATAGATATAAGACTTACATGTATCATGTAGAATTGACAAAAATACACTAACTGTGCAATACTATAAACggttttacaatttaatagaAAGATTAAGTGCCAGTTAACATATCTGGTTTAAGGTGTGTGGTGGTTGAAGGGCAAGAAAAGTAttacacaatatatttatatatcaagTGATATATGTACTGCAATAAAAAGTTTTCCAATCATTAAAGAAGtacaattttagtaggtatttattagaGTTGTTTCACGGTTAGCagtgaaaatttatattaatattgaaaaaaacttagagataatattagtatagcatTCCAAGTCACAAAACTAGCAGTATTATGTGTATTTACTTAGTATAAGATGTTAGATAATTAGCAAAAGAAGCTAAGGACTAATAATGCGCCATAAGATGGTTACCCTTGTTCAGGAAACAAACAAACCCATGTTGAGATTCAATCTTCTGACTTGGGTAAAATAACAAAGCGTTATAAGTTGGCTCTACGGTTCTATATACATTTTATCCCTTCTTTAAATGAACTTAAAATAGCTATGGAGTTAAACTAACTAAGAAGcctaaagaccttggcctctctagaactgcagcaagttctatattagaacgggtgtctgaagctgctctaataggatcttaccaaatttggctagacagaacaacacgagcggaggaggggagtgttaatcgattgtcaaggaattccttaaccctacatccagcaTACAAGttctggactttgctcggagtttttctcccTACCAAGCGATGgaccggcacccgcacggtgaatccatggattgctaagatatttgtctcaaaTTTAGGTACATAGTTGtatcaagtaataaaaaatatcacatattatttattaacagcgTATAGCTGAACCAACTCAGTTTGCGTCTGTGCATAAAATAAAGCAAAGCATCAATATTTGTGTAATTGTTTGTATTACAGGCAGTTGGTGATCTCTTTGAGTCGTAAGAAAAAGTAACAACATCTGTACACCACACCCTCATTATAGATAGCTGGAtgaatatttatgaagcatTAATTCGGAtgcataatgtttttttacatattacaatgcaatagaaaattttattatatagtgtGACTTGtgtaacattttgttttaactatTTGAAAACTAGTGTTATTATTGACGACATGACCAAAATATGACAAAATGTCATAAGACAGAAGCATATTGTTTTACAATTCTGATAAACCTTGTTTCGTAGAAGTCACAAAGATATGAATTAGGTTCCAAAATACATTATGTATTAACTCAATTATTTGTAATTGATGGTACATAAAAATGGTACCATGTTTAGAATTAAGgaacttaaattaataaaatttaatgctacaatttacttttttattgttttgaaatttaccaaaaaaagcCAGAAAGAAATACATTTCTAACATATAAGGTTAAGTATTAAATGTACACCAAAGTACAATGTAAGTTGGTTAAATGTCAGCATATCATCTTCAAAAAGTACAGAAATCCTTTATAGGGTTGAATGTACTCTATACTCGTAACAAAGTTCCCAAGTCAGTCTTGGAACTACCAATGCGTAAGTTTACACTATTAAGTTGAGCTTGAGGTATAATTAATGATAGAAttgaatatattaataacaaagatGTGTGAAGGCAATTGAACCAGCTTTCCATTTCGCAAAAGAAGTTGAATTaacaattgaattttaaaagttgCTGTGAATGATTGATTATAGATTGTAAAAAAGCAAATGCTGAGATTGCCAGCTCTTAGCAAAATTGCCCAAAAACAGATTGTAGAATCACATTTAGAAACTTGGCAAAAATGCCTGTACACTaagcatacttgaaataaacagaTTACTCGAAAAGAGCATAGAGGTATCTCTATGGATTTGAAGGGGTTTGCAAAATTCTGAAAGACATACAAAGGAAAGAATATTATATATGCTGTATGGTGTGAATGGGTACAGTATGTAGTTATAAGAAATACAcgtaagttataatttttatacattattttcatactataTTGCAATGCAATTGAAACACTAAAGGTACAATTATTGTACAGGGCAAAAAGTAGACTTTTCTATAATCACTTGAATCAGCTACACTTAAGCAACTTAGGTAGTTGTTTGTGGTTAATTAAGATGAATTTGGTataatttttctattgaatattTATTGTGAAAAACACCTTAGTGTACTGATGTAGTTCAATTaggaaatttaaattatacaagtTCATCAAAACATGCCTCATGATGAAATAAGcaagtttgtatgtattttatgcatgaataaattatgatattagTTAGAATTGTCtttgtatacaaataaaattacattttacaaaggtagcaagaaataataattttaaatgaccaATTCATGAGGTTTTAGAttaggtaattttttaaattctagatTAGGTCACTTTTAACATAAAGTTAaccaatttaatataattactaatttttatatatattttatttttgcaggaAATATAATGCAGATCGCATTACTTAGTTACTTAAGACATTTGAATTATGATAGAAGGAACAACAAGTAGATTGTAATtgataatagtaattatttctatttaaagTCTTATGAGCTGATACTTCCAATTTAAGAATTTCACTTCCTTCTATatctaaaagtaataaattgttttaataatttggtGCATTGCATTTTCACACAGAACTGGTAACACGATAggtattttaattgaataaccAACAGAACTGAATATGATGAAGTGTTACTATAGCTGCTGAGAGATAGCAAAGTCAATTAGTATACTAAGATGCAATTCTAGCAAAGCTTCGTGAGCAGCACCACATGACTTATATAGTAGTCTTTGCTACTTTGAAGATATAGTATAATAATGACACGCAGGTAACCATCGTTTcctatatttattaactagaTATATTTAGTTAGAAAttcgtttttttattgtacttttAATATTAGATATAAGCTGACAAATTAACCAATATTAAACGAGTATTAGAACATAGTGTAACAATAAAGTTCTATACTTTATTTTAGATTAGGCTAACCAGTTGCGTAATACTGAAAAAAATGGATTGAGACATCCATGTGTTATTAAAATAGTCGAAGTACTGAAACAACTACTGGCACAATCGAACTCGTCGAAGTACTGAGACACTATCTAAACCGTAACTTACAATAGCGATTTTATTCAccatcaatatatttattgattagtGTTTTAAACATGATTAATGTGAACTTAGTAAAAAAGGCCAAAAatgccaaaaaaaaatagtctgtaagctacataataatttacaagtagtcattaattattatgaaaatgacaAGTTTCGCAAAGTATGaaaaggaatttaaaaaaatagcagaGATATTTTgtgttgattttataaaaactgacgAATcttgtcaagcttcgctttgacagttacgcaagcgatctatcggcgacaaacagagttttAGCCGCCTATATATAAAAAGATGCTCGTAAAAGTAGAGAATAAACAGAAGTACCTAGATAAAAAGCGTATCTTTTAAGTATTTATCCTGTAGAGCACTGAGATAAAGCTATAATATGATTGATGTATTCATGGAGCGTGAAGG harbors:
- the LOC112043309 gene encoding collagen alpha-1(III) chain isoform X1; amino-acid sequence: MDGPPNRGFRGGGRGGPRGRGGFEMRGRGGGPGMRGRGGGGMPPRGGGPPRGGPRGFRGGPMRGSGAERGGRFPPGPQGPGPHPVPTIESRGPPQRGGFNNNRGGAPGGMRGRGGRGRGDFGPRNDRGGRGGMPMRGRGGRGGGPTAGPPGGPPAPAIGPNAPPRPAPVPHQAGAPSGPQGAPFKRGGGPHSGPGGPPKRGRFEGPRGGRPASYQPPAHNTPPANGYGPPSHTGYQPYEQPPAESYPQQSYTSSSYQSNYSQPAAPATGYNSNYGSNYGYSSGSGQGYENESYGGAAGDAGYGAAEPAYGAAPAYDSYAQPAYNSYQQPQPQYNNYGRQQRSRYN
- the LOC112043309 gene encoding collagen alpha-1(III) chain isoform X3, encoding MDGPPNRGFRGGGRGGPRGRGGFEMRGRGGGPGMRGRGGGGMPPRGGGPPRGGPRGFRGGPMRGSGAERGGRFPPGPQGPGPHPVPTIESRGPPQRGGFNNNRGGAPGGMRGRGGRGRGDFGPRNDRGGRGGMPMRGRGGRGGGPTAGPPGGPPAPAIGPNAPPRPAPVPHQAGAPSGPQGAPFKRGGGPHSGPGGPPKRGRFEGPRGGRPASYQPPAHNTPPANGYGPPSHTGYQPYEQPPAESYPQQSYTSSSYQSNYSQPAAPATGYNSNYGSNYGYSSGSGQGYENESYGGAAGDAGYGAAEPAYGAAPAYDSYAQPAYNSYQQPQPQYNNYEYG
- the LOC112043309 gene encoding collagen alpha-1(III) chain isoform X2, whose amino-acid sequence is MDGPPNRGFRGGGRGGPRGRGGFEMRGRGGGPGMRGRGGGGMPPRGGGPPRGGPRGFRGGPMRGSGAERGGRFPPGPQGPGPHPVPTIESRGPPQRGGFNNNRGGAPGGMRGRGGRGRGDFGPRNDRGGRGGMPMRGRGGRGGGPTAGPPGGPPAPAIGPNAPPRPAPVPHQAGAPSGPQGAPFKRGGGPHSGPGGPPKRGRFEGPRGGRPASYQPPAHNTPPANGYGPPSHTGYQPYEQPPAESYPQQSYTSSSYQSNYSQPAAPATGYNSNYGSNYGYSSGSGQGYENESYGGAAGDAGYGAAEPAYGAAPAYDSYAQPAYNSYQQPQPQYNNYGSW